In the genome of Montipora foliosa isolate CH-2021 chromosome 3, ASM3666993v2, whole genome shotgun sequence, one region contains:
- the LOC137997419 gene encoding Golgi integral membrane protein 4-like isoform X2 — protein MCNRRNKPVWQAAVLLSLVGGLGYTFYLYNVTTMDLEVVRLEADKYLKQQESLSSQLQVVYEHRARLERSLQKEKLDHKNTKSDFSKRQNAFLLNITRSKHEAMNRFNSLETQYNMVKAQAKEVETDFHRLQQQYSRLSSEHGVVVNEQKRNFQMYKEQKMNELLSLQEEVKTLKEQVVSLRTHLQSKSQETEQYKFSSSRALEASRIYQEKLKMLEEKLASYKEMVKKTVTNKDGRTADKTHGDAVVGGFGRKRVGEQERKRQHEESTTQSPTTDISNRRGRRSRQVDKQIKSLGDGDARPVDLGRTLDENVDKQNPNVPAVGDGKAKKGSDTADTAANVNGQNEGYTRYGNIPLKDSNEDKWIAPAENKTANRWSDIIKAAQQSYRESEGEKREEPNKAKNEEEKETGNERREAEIDGEQLKMEEDFGDQNDKPEVRPRVVGVDRLDLQKKQLNIGRGDRGKNDLQNQDKQKNTMDEKDEERVNEEDDGDGLSRESMNRHEEKLDKSYHHKQAAKSQRQTNSRERDAGVGKVAPIPAVQRQDKAQKQVGDEEDAGNIQNEQESDPDEEDPNDAGEEEDDDNSPHQRHNDDMAAHDRSLKAAAAVQDVETDGDEQNA, from the exons ATGTGCAATCGAAGGAACAAACCCGTCTGGCAGGCTGCTGTATTGTTGTCTCTCGTTGGAGGGCTGGGGTACACGTTTTACCTTTATAATGTAACCACAATGGACTTAGAGGTTGTGAGGTTAGAGGCGGATAAGTATCTTAAGCAGCAAGAGTCTTTATCGTCTCAACTACAAG TTGTGTATGAACACCGTGCTCGTCTTGAGAGATCTCTACAAAAGGAGAAGCTGGACCACAAGAATACAAAGTCAG ATTTTTCCAAAAGGCAAAATGCATTTCTTCTAAATATTACCAGATCCAAG CATGAAGCTATGAATAGATTCAATTCTTTAGAAACACAGTACAATATGGTTAAG GCTCAAGCTAAAGAGGTTGAAACAGATTTCCATCGCCTTCAGCAACAATACAGTCGCCTCAGCTCAGAGCATGGTGTAGTGGTTAATGAACAAAAGAGGAATTTTCAAATgtacaaagaacaaaaaatgaaTGAACTTCTATCCCTTCAGG AGGAGGTGAAAACTCTCAAAGAGCAAGTGGTGTCACTTAGAACACATCTCCAGTCAAAATCCCAGGAAACTGAACAGTACAag TTTTCTAGTTCAAGAGCATTGGAAGCAAGTCGAATCTACcaagagaaattgaaaatgcTGGAAGAGAAACTTGCAAGCTACAAA GAAATGGTCAAGAAGACTGTTACAAACAAGGACGGGAGAACAGCAGACAAAACTCATG GTGACGCTGTCGTAGGAGGTTTCGGTAGGAAAAGGGTTGGTGAGCAAGAGAGGAAGCGTCAACATGAGGAAAG CACAACTCAGTCTCCCACAACCGATATCAGCAATCGGCGGGGACGCAGGAGTCGCCAGGTTGACAAACAGATCAAATCGCTTGGTGACGGTG ATGCACGCCCAGTAGATCTGGGAAGGACCCTAGACGAAAATGTTGACAAGCAAAATCCAAATGTTCCTGCTGTGGGTGATGGCAAAGCTAAAAAAGGCAGCGATACGGCGGACACAGCAGCAAATGTTAACGGACAGAATGAAGGTTACACAAGATACGGTAATATTCCGTTAAAAGACAGCAATGAAGATAAATGGATTGCACCAGCTGAGAATAAAACAGCGAATAGGTGGTCCGATATTATAAAG GCGGCTCAACAAAGCTACCGTGAAAGTGAAGgtgaaaaaagagaagaacCGAATAAAGCAAAGAATGAAGAGGAAAAAGAGACTGGGAACGAAAGAAGGGAAGCGGAAATAGATGGAGAACAACTAAAAATGGAAGAAGATTTTGGTGATCAGAATGATAAGCCTGAGGTGCGGCCAAGAGTTGTAGGTGTTGATAGACTGGATTTACAGAAAAAGCAACTGAACATTGGTCGAGGAGACCGAGGAAAAAATGACCTGCAGAACCAAGACAAGCAAAAGAATACGATGGATGAGAAAGACGAAGAGAGAGTTAATGAAGAGGACGATGGTGATGGCTTATCACGCGAGAGCATGAATAGACACGAGGAGAAATTGGACAAGAGTTACCATCACAAACAGGCAGCCAAGTCTCAGAGGCAGACGAATTCCAGAGAAAGAGACGCGGGGGTTGGTAAGGTGGCTCCCATACCAGCGGTACAAAGACAGGATAAGGCACAAAAGCAAG TTGGTGATGAGGAGGATGCAGGCAACATCCAAAATGAACAGGAAAGTGATCCAGATGAGGAAGACCCTAATGATGCTGGCGAGGAGGAGGATGACGACAATTCACCACATCAACGACACAATGACGACATGGCGGCACATGATAGATCTCTCAAGGCCGCAGCCGCTGTCCAGGATGTTGAGACCGACGGTGATGAACAAAATGCTTAA
- the LOC137997419 gene encoding Golgi integral membrane protein 4-like isoform X1 has protein sequence MCNRRNKPVWQAAVLLSLVGGLGYTFYLYNVTTMDLEVVRLEADKYLKQQESLSSQLQVVYEHRARLERSLQKEKLDHKNTKSDFSKRQNAFLLNITRSKAQAKEVETDFHRLQQQYSRLSSEHGVVVNEQKRNFQMYKEQKMNELLSLQEEVKTLKEQVVSLRTHLQSKSQETEQYKFSSSRALEASRIYQEKLKMLEEKLASYKEMVKKTVTNKDGRTADKTHGDAVVGGFGRKRVGEQERKRQHEESTTQSPTTDISNRRGRRSRQVDKQIKSLGDGDARPVDLGRTLDENVDKQNPNVPAVGDGKAKKGSDTADTAANVNGQNEGYTRYGNIPLKDSNEDKWIAPAENKTANRWSDIIKAAQQSYRESEGEKREEPNKAKNEEEKETGNERREAEIDGEQLKMEEDFGDQNDKPEVRPRVVGVDRLDLQKKQLNIGRGDRGKNDLQNQDKQKNTMDEKDEERVNEEDDGDGLSRESMNRHEEKLDKSYHHKQAAKSQRQTNSRERDAGVGKVAPIPAVQRQDKAQKQVGDEEDAGNIQNEQESDPDEEDPNDAGEEEDDDNSPHQRHNDDMAAHDRSLKAAAAVQDVETDGDEQNA, from the exons ATGTGCAATCGAAGGAACAAACCCGTCTGGCAGGCTGCTGTATTGTTGTCTCTCGTTGGAGGGCTGGGGTACACGTTTTACCTTTATAATGTAACCACAATGGACTTAGAGGTTGTGAGGTTAGAGGCGGATAAGTATCTTAAGCAGCAAGAGTCTTTATCGTCTCAACTACAAG TTGTGTATGAACACCGTGCTCGTCTTGAGAGATCTCTACAAAAGGAGAAGCTGGACCACAAGAATACAAAGTCAG ATTTTTCCAAAAGGCAAAATGCATTTCTTCTAAATATTACCAGATCCAAG GCTCAAGCTAAAGAGGTTGAAACAGATTTCCATCGCCTTCAGCAACAATACAGTCGCCTCAGCTCAGAGCATGGTGTAGTGGTTAATGAACAAAAGAGGAATTTTCAAATgtacaaagaacaaaaaatgaaTGAACTTCTATCCCTTCAGG AGGAGGTGAAAACTCTCAAAGAGCAAGTGGTGTCACTTAGAACACATCTCCAGTCAAAATCCCAGGAAACTGAACAGTACAag TTTTCTAGTTCAAGAGCATTGGAAGCAAGTCGAATCTACcaagagaaattgaaaatgcTGGAAGAGAAACTTGCAAGCTACAAA GAAATGGTCAAGAAGACTGTTACAAACAAGGACGGGAGAACAGCAGACAAAACTCATG GTGACGCTGTCGTAGGAGGTTTCGGTAGGAAAAGGGTTGGTGAGCAAGAGAGGAAGCGTCAACATGAGGAAAG CACAACTCAGTCTCCCACAACCGATATCAGCAATCGGCGGGGACGCAGGAGTCGCCAGGTTGACAAACAGATCAAATCGCTTGGTGACGGTG ATGCACGCCCAGTAGATCTGGGAAGGACCCTAGACGAAAATGTTGACAAGCAAAATCCAAATGTTCCTGCTGTGGGTGATGGCAAAGCTAAAAAAGGCAGCGATACGGCGGACACAGCAGCAAATGTTAACGGACAGAATGAAGGTTACACAAGATACGGTAATATTCCGTTAAAAGACAGCAATGAAGATAAATGGATTGCACCAGCTGAGAATAAAACAGCGAATAGGTGGTCCGATATTATAAAG GCGGCTCAACAAAGCTACCGTGAAAGTGAAGgtgaaaaaagagaagaacCGAATAAAGCAAAGAATGAAGAGGAAAAAGAGACTGGGAACGAAAGAAGGGAAGCGGAAATAGATGGAGAACAACTAAAAATGGAAGAAGATTTTGGTGATCAGAATGATAAGCCTGAGGTGCGGCCAAGAGTTGTAGGTGTTGATAGACTGGATTTACAGAAAAAGCAACTGAACATTGGTCGAGGAGACCGAGGAAAAAATGACCTGCAGAACCAAGACAAGCAAAAGAATACGATGGATGAGAAAGACGAAGAGAGAGTTAATGAAGAGGACGATGGTGATGGCTTATCACGCGAGAGCATGAATAGACACGAGGAGAAATTGGACAAGAGTTACCATCACAAACAGGCAGCCAAGTCTCAGAGGCAGACGAATTCCAGAGAAAGAGACGCGGGGGTTGGTAAGGTGGCTCCCATACCAGCGGTACAAAGACAGGATAAGGCACAAAAGCAAG TTGGTGATGAGGAGGATGCAGGCAACATCCAAAATGAACAGGAAAGTGATCCAGATGAGGAAGACCCTAATGATGCTGGCGAGGAGGAGGATGACGACAATTCACCACATCAACGACACAATGACGACATGGCGGCACATGATAGATCTCTCAAGGCCGCAGCCGCTGTCCAGGATGTTGAGACCGACGGTGATGAACAAAATGCTTAA